From Paraburkholderia fungorum, the proteins below share one genomic window:
- a CDS encoding GntR family transcriptional regulator encodes MTNRLTLADQLRESIEEAIATGDLPPGARLDEAELIARFDVSRTPVREALLQLAAAGMVEMRPRHGAVVAKISLPRLIEMFEVMAELEAMSSRLAARRMDAQELEELRIAHVECQKARDAGNPDEYFHLNERFHCLIYQGSHNSFLHDQARALHKLLRPYRRLQLRVKGRVSASFDEHQAVVDALAAGDGDAAAAALRGHILVQGERFGDLIAALAQVGAQ; translated from the coding sequence ATGACAAACAGGCTTACGCTTGCAGATCAGCTAAGAGAGTCCATCGAAGAAGCCATTGCAACCGGCGATCTTCCGCCCGGTGCGCGGCTCGACGAAGCAGAGTTGATCGCGCGTTTCGACGTCTCCCGCACGCCTGTGCGGGAAGCGCTTCTGCAACTCGCGGCGGCGGGCATGGTGGAAATGCGGCCGCGGCATGGCGCGGTGGTCGCCAAGATCAGTCTGCCGAGACTGATCGAAATGTTCGAAGTGATGGCCGAACTGGAGGCGATGTCGAGCCGTCTGGCCGCGCGTCGCATGGACGCGCAGGAACTCGAAGAGTTGCGCATCGCGCATGTCGAATGTCAGAAAGCGCGCGACGCCGGCAATCCCGACGAATACTTCCATCTGAATGAGCGCTTTCACTGCCTGATCTATCAGGGCAGTCACAACAGCTTTCTGCACGACCAGGCGAGAGCGCTGCATAAGCTGCTGCGTCCTTACCGGCGTCTGCAATTGCGCGTCAAAGGACGGGTTTCCGCATCGTTCGACGAACACCAGGCTGTCGTCGATGCACTTGCAGCAGGCGACGGCGACGCGGCAGCCGCCGCGCTGAGAGGACATATTCTGGTTCAGGGAGAACGTTTCGGCGACCTGATTGCGGCACTCGCACAAGTCGGCGCGCAGTGA
- a CDS encoding amino acid permease has product MADTSYMARKSVADIVGSADAEGHSLSKTLGATSITAMGIGAIIGAGIFVLTGTAAAQFAGPSIMLSFVLGGIACAFVGLCYSELAAMLPVCGSSYTYTYATLGEIFAWIIGWDLILEYAMGAATVAVGWSGYIVSLLRNIGIDIPPVMAAAPGTVIKLADGTTTTGIVNLPAIVIIAILTTLLVLGTKESARLNNVMVAVKLVVVVAFIALGAFFIKPANWHPFIPANTGEFGNFGMSGILRGSAVVFFAFIGFDAVSTAAQEAKRPQRDMPIGILGSLVICTVLYILVAGVLTGLVPYAELNVPDPIAKGVDAIGLNWFSILIKIGALTGLTTVILVLLYGQSRIFFTMSQDGLLPPLFARVHPRLQTPHRSQILIGTIVAVVAALTPIGVLGEMVSIGTLFAFILVCGAVIYLRRSDSNAMRPFRVPGVPIVPVLGILFCLLLMVGLPLVTWLRLVVWLVIGMVIYMSYGRKHSRLRFPERR; this is encoded by the coding sequence ATGGCTGATACGAGCTACATGGCACGGAAATCCGTCGCCGATATCGTGGGAAGCGCCGACGCGGAGGGACACTCTTTATCGAAAACGCTCGGTGCCACCAGTATCACCGCAATGGGAATCGGCGCGATTATCGGCGCGGGTATCTTCGTGCTGACCGGCACGGCCGCCGCGCAATTCGCCGGGCCCAGCATCATGCTGTCGTTCGTACTGGGCGGCATTGCGTGCGCATTCGTCGGCCTGTGCTATTCGGAACTCGCGGCGATGCTGCCGGTATGCGGCAGCAGTTACACCTATACGTATGCGACGTTAGGCGAGATATTCGCGTGGATCATCGGCTGGGATCTGATTCTCGAATACGCAATGGGCGCGGCGACTGTCGCGGTCGGATGGTCCGGTTATATCGTGAGTCTGTTGCGTAATATCGGCATAGATATACCGCCGGTGATGGCTGCCGCGCCAGGCACCGTCATCAAACTGGCGGACGGCACGACCACCACCGGCATCGTCAATCTGCCCGCCATCGTGATCATCGCGATTCTGACCACCTTGCTCGTGCTCGGCACGAAAGAATCCGCGCGACTCAATAACGTGATGGTGGCCGTCAAGCTGGTCGTGGTAGTGGCCTTCATCGCGCTCGGCGCATTTTTTATCAAGCCGGCAAACTGGCATCCGTTCATTCCGGCCAATACCGGCGAGTTCGGTAACTTCGGCATGAGCGGAATTCTGCGTGGATCTGCCGTGGTGTTCTTCGCGTTCATCGGTTTCGACGCGGTCTCCACCGCTGCGCAGGAGGCGAAACGACCGCAGCGGGATATGCCGATCGGCATCCTGGGATCGCTGGTCATCTGCACGGTGCTGTACATCCTCGTCGCAGGCGTGCTCACCGGACTCGTGCCTTATGCCGAATTGAATGTCCCCGATCCGATCGCCAAGGGCGTCGACGCAATCGGCCTCAACTGGTTCTCGATTCTGATCAAGATCGGTGCGCTGACCGGATTGACCACGGTGATTCTCGTGCTGCTCTACGGACAAAGCCGCATCTTCTTCACGATGTCGCAGGATGGCTTGTTGCCGCCGCTTTTCGCGCGGGTTCATCCACGGCTGCAGACGCCTCACCGGAGCCAGATCCTGATCGGCACGATTGTCGCGGTTGTGGCAGCGCTCACACCGATTGGCGTGCTCGGGGAAATGGTCAGCATCGGCACGCTGTTCGCGTTCATTCTCGTGTGCGGCGCGGTGATTTATTTGCGGCGTAGCGACTCGAATGCCATGCGGCCGTTCCGTGTGCCTGGCGTGCCGATCGTGCCAGTGCTCGGCATTCTGTTCTGTCTGCTGCTGATGGTCGGCTTGCCGCTCGTCACATGGTTGCGGCTTGTCGTGTGGCTCGTGATCGGCATGGTCATTTATATGTCGTACGGGAGAAAGCATTCAAGGCTTCGTTTTCCGGAACGCCGTTAA
- a CDS encoding DUF1697 domain-containing protein gives MTRYVAFLRAVNVGGTGKLPMAELRAMCESIGCSNVRTYIASGNVVLDSRLGEASLKKRLEDCLMNYAGKPVGVLVRSGAELAAVLAGNPFKSAAPNRTVAIFLDANPPADAASDVSGLQGEELALGKREIYVHYSNGIAHSKLKIPAAKNGTARNMNTVATLVEWAASSD, from the coding sequence ATGACTCGATACGTCGCTTTTTTACGCGCTGTGAATGTCGGAGGTACTGGAAAACTTCCCATGGCCGAACTGCGCGCCATGTGCGAGTCGATTGGCTGTTCCAATGTGCGAACCTACATTGCAAGCGGCAATGTGGTGCTGGATAGTCGACTAGGGGAAGCATCGTTGAAGAAACGGCTTGAAGACTGCCTGATGAACTACGCGGGCAAACCGGTCGGCGTTCTCGTGCGAAGCGGCGCGGAGTTGGCGGCGGTTCTCGCCGGCAATCCTTTCAAATCCGCTGCGCCGAATCGAACGGTTGCGATCTTTCTCGATGCAAATCCACCTGCCGATGCGGCAAGCGATGTCAGCGGATTGCAGGGCGAAGAGCTTGCGCTGGGCAAGCGTGAGATCTACGTGCACTACAGCAATGGGATCGCGCATTCGAAACTGAAAATCCCGGCTGCGAAAAACGGCACCGCGCGCAACATGAACACGGTGGCGACTCTCGTCGAGTGGGCGGCAAGTTCAGATTAA
- a CDS encoding efflux RND transporter periplasmic adaptor subunit, producing MSDTVSKQPKRSRRGLIVVVVILLVLIAVVAVHLLTRKKPTRDAAPIVVTVSSATLGSMPVTLSELGTVTPTATVTVLPQLSGYLTEVGYHEGQEVKKGQFLAQIDPRQYQISKQQAEATLAKDRATLAQARADLERYTLLNERKSIAQQTFADQQFLVQQDEAAVKSDLASIAQYDLDLAYCRITAPVAGKVGLRLVDPGNYVTASSSTGIVVITTVKPTTVQFTVPQDALASIVQRLNGGATLPVTAYSSDNARAIATGTLYAVSNQMATATGTVTLRATFANDDEALFPNEFVNVKLLVDTMQNAVLVPTAAVQSGAPGDFVYLVNADHTVSVHKVKLGPSDGKNTVIVSGLSQGNEVVTDGTDRLNDGAKIQPAAPKPAAAASGAAAASAASDAVSEPASGAAAASAASSADAASS from the coding sequence ATGAGTGACACCGTGTCCAAGCAGCCAAAGCGCTCCCGACGCGGGCTCATCGTGGTCGTGGTGATCTTGCTGGTCCTGATCGCCGTGGTCGCGGTTCACCTGTTGACCCGCAAGAAGCCCACGCGCGACGCCGCGCCTATCGTCGTCACGGTATCGAGCGCGACGCTCGGTTCGATGCCGGTAACGCTGAGCGAACTCGGTACGGTCACGCCCACCGCGACGGTCACCGTGCTGCCGCAATTGAGCGGCTACCTCACCGAGGTCGGGTATCACGAAGGCCAGGAAGTGAAGAAAGGCCAGTTCCTCGCGCAGATCGATCCGCGTCAATATCAGATCAGCAAGCAGCAGGCCGAAGCGACGCTCGCCAAAGATCGCGCGACGCTGGCCCAGGCGCGTGCCGATCTCGAACGCTACACGCTGTTGAACGAGCGCAAGTCGATCGCGCAGCAAACTTTCGCGGATCAACAATTCCTCGTGCAGCAGGACGAGGCCGCCGTCAAATCCGATCTCGCCAGCATCGCCCAATACGATCTCGACCTCGCTTATTGCCGCATCACCGCGCCGGTCGCGGGCAAGGTCGGCTTGCGTCTGGTCGATCCGGGCAATTACGTGACGGCTTCGTCGAGCACGGGCATCGTGGTCATCACCACCGTCAAGCCGACCACCGTGCAGTTCACGGTGCCGCAAGACGCGCTCGCCTCGATCGTGCAACGCCTGAATGGCGGCGCGACGCTGCCGGTCACCGCCTATAGCAGCGACAACGCGCGCGCCATCGCAACCGGCACGCTGTACGCGGTCAGCAACCAGATGGCGACCGCCACGGGCACCGTCACGTTGCGGGCCACGTTCGCCAACGACGACGAAGCGCTGTTCCCCAACGAGTTCGTCAACGTGAAGCTGCTGGTCGACACGATGCAGAACGCGGTGCTGGTGCCGACCGCCGCCGTGCAAAGCGGCGCGCCCGGCGACTTCGTCTACCTCGTCAACGCGGATCACACGGTCTCGGTGCACAAGGTCAAACTCGGTCCGAGCGACGGCAAGAACACCGTGATCGTGTCCGGTCTGTCGCAGGGTAATGAAGTCGTGACGGACGGCACCGACCGTCTGAACGACGGCGCGAAGATCCAGCCTGCCGCGCCGAAACCCGCCGCAGCCGCGAGCGGCGCTGCCGCCGCAAGCGCCGCTTCGGACGCGGTGTCCGAACCCGCCTCCGGCGCGGCGGCGGCTTCCGCAGCCTCGTCCGCCGATGCGGCTTCGTCGTAG
- a CDS encoding efflux RND transporter permease subunit — MNISRLFILRPVATLLLMIALVLVGLIAMRVLPVSSLPNVDYPTIQVQTFYPGASPDVMATTVTAPLEVQLGEIPGLQQMTSYSSDGASVITLQFDLSLNLDIAEQNVQQAINASNSYLPTGLPAPPTYAKVNPADQPILTLAVTSKSMSLTQLEDVANNRLGTKISEVSGVGVVTTSGGNVPAIRVEADPHKLAAYGLNIDDLRTLLSYVNVSQPKGNFDGPDLDYTINGNDQITDPKDYLNTVIAYQNGAPVFMRDVARVSQAAQDVERGAWYNGSPAIVLNVQRQPGANVIATVNQIMKQLPQLESTLPAGMKVTVVSDSTGVIRSSVRDAAFELILAIVLVVAVIFVFLRNVPATLIPSVSVPVSLIGTLAVMYQLNYSIDNLSLMALIIATGFVVDDSIVMIENIVRYLEEGKTPLEAALEGAGQIGFTILSLTISLIAVLIPLLFMGGVIGRLFSEFAVTLAVTIVISAVVSLTVVPMLCARMLRAQAERHPSRFERISEGLFDKTLNAYERGLRWVLDHQVLTLMVAVGTVVLTGVLYVVIPKGLFPVQDVGVIQGISVADNSVSYTAMVRRQTALADAILKDPDVVSLTSYVGIDGTNSTLNNGRFLINLRDRDKRSDTAQEIARRLQDEVSHVPGVKLFMQPEQDLTLDTTVSPNQYSFVLRGPSQQAFQTYVPELLKRMKQIPSLSDVQSDMNTDGLSVNVEVNRQLAARFGITPATIDNALYDALGQRIVSTIFEQSNQYRVILVAKPESLPTVQSIGNLYLPSQTSSTGQVPLSGIAKINITKSPLVISHLAQFPSVTISFNLAKGASLSTAVKDIHAAEQAVNLPPSITSSLQGAAQAFEDSLSSEVYLLIAALVAVYIVLGVLYESFIHPVTILSTLPSAGIGALLALMIAGSDLDVIGIIGIVLLIGIVKKNAIMMVDFALDAERNHGKAPREAIFEASLLRFRPILMTTLAAMLGALPMLLGTGTGSELRRPLGIAIIGGLTLSQMLTLFTTPVIYLFFDRMAERVKRWRNRNGTDDDTGHTPDLPGNGAEDPR; from the coding sequence ATGAATATTTCCCGACTGTTCATTCTCCGGCCGGTAGCGACGCTGCTGCTGATGATCGCCCTCGTGCTGGTGGGCCTCATCGCGATGCGCGTGCTGCCGGTTTCGTCGCTGCCCAACGTCGACTATCCGACGATCCAGGTGCAGACTTTCTATCCGGGCGCGAGTCCCGACGTGATGGCGACCACCGTCACCGCGCCGCTCGAAGTGCAACTGGGCGAGATTCCCGGCTTGCAGCAGATGACGTCGTATAGCTCGGACGGCGCATCGGTCATCACGTTGCAGTTCGACCTGTCGCTGAACCTGGACATTGCCGAACAGAACGTCCAGCAGGCCATCAACGCGTCGAACAGCTATCTGCCGACCGGCCTGCCCGCGCCGCCGACCTACGCCAAGGTCAATCCGGCGGACCAGCCGATTCTTACGCTCGCAGTCACATCGAAGTCGATGTCGCTGACGCAACTCGAAGACGTCGCCAACAACCGCCTCGGCACCAAGATTTCCGAAGTGTCGGGCGTGGGCGTGGTGACGACGAGCGGCGGCAACGTCCCCGCCATCCGCGTCGAAGCGGACCCGCACAAGCTCGCCGCCTACGGCCTGAATATCGACGATCTGCGCACGCTGCTCAGCTACGTGAACGTCAGTCAGCCGAAGGGCAATTTCGACGGCCCCGATCTCGACTACACGATCAACGGCAACGACCAGATCACCGATCCGAAAGACTATCTGAACACGGTGATCGCGTATCAGAACGGCGCGCCGGTGTTCATGCGCGATGTTGCTCGCGTGAGCCAGGCGGCCCAGGATGTGGAGCGCGGCGCGTGGTACAACGGCTCGCCCGCGATCGTGCTGAACGTGCAGCGTCAGCCGGGCGCGAACGTGATCGCGACGGTCAACCAGATCATGAAGCAGTTGCCGCAACTCGAATCGACGCTGCCGGCCGGCATGAAAGTCACGGTCGTGTCGGACAGCACGGGCGTGATCCGCTCGTCGGTGCGCGACGCGGCGTTCGAACTGATTCTGGCGATCGTGCTGGTGGTCGCGGTGATCTTCGTGTTCCTGCGCAACGTGCCCGCCACGCTGATTCCGAGCGTGTCGGTGCCGGTCTCGCTGATCGGCACGCTGGCCGTGATGTACCAGCTCAACTATTCGATCGACAACCTCTCGCTGATGGCATTGATCATCGCGACCGGCTTCGTGGTCGACGACTCGATCGTGATGATCGAGAACATCGTCCGCTATCTGGAGGAAGGCAAGACGCCGCTCGAAGCCGCGCTCGAGGGCGCGGGGCAGATCGGCTTCACGATTCTGTCGCTGACCATTTCGCTGATCGCCGTGCTGATTCCGCTGCTGTTCATGGGCGGCGTGATCGGCCGTCTGTTCAGCGAATTCGCGGTGACGCTGGCGGTCACCATCGTGATCTCCGCCGTGGTGTCGCTCACGGTCGTGCCGATGCTCTGCGCGCGCATGTTGCGCGCGCAGGCCGAGCGTCATCCGAGCCGTTTCGAGCGGATCAGCGAGGGCCTGTTCGACAAGACGCTCAATGCGTATGAACGCGGTTTGCGCTGGGTGCTCGACCACCAGGTGTTGACGCTGATGGTGGCGGTCGGCACCGTCGTGCTGACCGGCGTTCTCTATGTCGTGATTCCAAAGGGACTGTTCCCGGTGCAGGACGTCGGCGTGATCCAGGGGATCAGCGTGGCCGACAACTCGGTGTCGTACACGGCGATGGTGAGGCGTCAGACCGCACTCGCCGACGCGATCCTGAAAGACCCGGACGTGGTGTCGCTGACCTCTTACGTGGGGATCGACGGCACCAATTCGACGCTGAACAACGGCCGCTTCCTGATCAACCTGCGTGACCGCGACAAACGCTCCGACACCGCGCAGGAAATCGCGCGGCGCCTGCAGGACGAGGTCTCGCACGTGCCCGGCGTGAAGCTCTTCATGCAGCCCGAGCAGGATCTGACGCTCGACACCACCGTGTCGCCGAACCAGTACAGCTTCGTGTTGCGCGGACCGAGCCAGCAGGCGTTCCAGACGTACGTGCCGGAACTGCTGAAGCGGATGAAACAGATTCCGTCGCTCTCCGACGTGCAGAGCGACATGAATACCGACGGCCTCAGCGTGAACGTCGAAGTCAACCGGCAACTGGCCGCGCGCTTCGGCATCACGCCCGCGACCATCGACAACGCGCTGTACGACGCGCTCGGCCAGCGCATCGTGTCGACCATCTTCGAGCAGTCGAACCAGTATCGCGTGATTCTCGTCGCGAAGCCTGAATCGCTGCCGACGGTGCAGTCGATCGGCAACCTGTATCTGCCGAGTCAGACCAGCAGCACGGGCCAGGTGCCGCTGTCGGGCATCGCGAAGATCAACATCACGAAGTCGCCGCTGGTGATCAGCCATCTCGCGCAGTTCCCGTCGGTCACGATCTCGTTCAACCTCGCGAAGGGCGCGTCGCTGAGCACGGCCGTCAAGGACATTCACGCGGCCGAGCAGGCGGTGAATCTGCCGCCGTCGATCACGTCGTCGCTGCAAGGCGCGGCGCAGGCGTTCGAAGATTCGCTCTCCAGCGAGGTGTATCTGCTGATCGCGGCGCTGGTGGCCGTATATATCGTGCTCGGCGTGTTGTACGAGAGCTTCATCCATCCGGTGACGATTCTTTCCACGCTGCCGTCGGCGGGTATCGGCGCACTGCTCGCGCTGATGATCGCCGGCAGTGACCTGGATGTGATCGGCATTATCGGCATCGTGCTGCTGATCGGTATCGTCAAGAAGAACGCGATCATGATGGTGGACTTCGCGCTCGACGCCGAACGCAATCACGGCAAGGCGCCGCGCGAAGCGATCTTCGAGGCTTCGCTGCTGCGTTTCCGGCCGATCCTGATGACCACCCTCGCGGCCATGCTCGGCGCACTGCCGATGCTGCTCGGCACCGGCACGGGTTCGGAATTGCGCCGCCCGCTGGGCATCGCGATTATCGGCGGCCTGACGCTGAGCCAGATGCTGACGCTGTTCACCACGCCGGTGATCTATCTGTTCTTCGACCGGATGGCGGAACGCGTGAAGCGCTGGCGCAACCGCAACGGCACGGATGACGACACCGGCCACACCCCGGATCTGCCAGGCAACGGCGCGGAGGACCCGCGTTGA
- a CDS encoding efflux RND transporter permease subunit, which produces MNISALFIRRPVATALLAIAILISGALAYFRLPVAPLPNIAFPVIVVQANMAGASPDIMASTVAEPLERRLGTIADVEELTSISYVGSSMVIVEFGLNRDINGAARDVEAAIQAARADLPTTLRSNPTYRQYNPADAPIMVLSLTSDTLTKAQLYDSADSVIQQQLSQVKGVGQITLGGGALPSVRVELQPGKLNSYGIGLEDVRAAISAANANSAKGHLDVGDQRYVVKSNDQITHAAPYRDLVVAYRNGAPVQLRDVADVKDSNENIRNAGLFNGKSAILVVVYPMPGSNVVSTVAQIRKVLPAIEATLPSSVHVGVAIDRSESVRSSVGDTERTLFIAVLLVVGVVFIFLQSPRATLVPAVALPLSIVGTFGPMYLLGYSIDNLSLMALTIGTGFVVDDAVVVLENIVRHMELGLSPKEAALKGSGEVGFTVISMSLSLIAVFLPIMLMPGIVGLLFHEFAVTLSIAILISLLISLTVTPAMCAYVLSRKNAGHSKARWALWVEKQFDRFKDMYARSLTAVLDHAFLVILLLGALLVGNVFLFKLVPATFFPEQDTGILIGQIIADQSISFPAMQKKLAQLQEIVQKDPAVESVAGFTGGRALNTANVFIELKPLAQRHVTATEVVNRLRPKLNQVSGARLFVQAQQDLRIGGRQSAAEYQYTLTSDDSAALFKWTPLLVAALAKEHATVLDVNSDLQQNGLQTYVTINRATAARYGFAPNQVDSVLYDAFGQRTVSTIYNPLNQYFVVMEVAPDYWQYPQMLNQIYMSTAAGNATGTAGTQMPSGTVSGVTATTESSTSTSSATNSLNSDAQANATTNSISNSKGSSSTGSADSTSAETMVPLAALASFANSHTATQVNHQSGLVAATVSFNLPAGGSLSKAAEAINNTAREIGMPASIHGSFAGAAAAFSQSMGTIPLLILAALGVVYIVLGVLYESSIHPLTILSTLPSAGIGATLALLIFGTPFSVIALIGIILLIGIVKKNGIMMVDVAIQLQRSENMPARDAIHAAAVVRLRPIMMTTFAAVLGAVPLAIGIGQGASLRQPLGITVMGGLILSQVFTLYTTPVIYLYLDRLRGKLVKWSANLPWNRNEDQPGQPDTKA; this is translated from the coding sequence TTGAACATCTCGGCCCTCTTCATCCGGCGACCGGTCGCGACGGCGCTTCTTGCCATCGCGATCCTGATCTCCGGCGCGCTCGCGTACTTCCGCTTGCCGGTCGCGCCGCTGCCGAACATCGCGTTTCCGGTGATCGTCGTGCAGGCGAACATGGCGGGCGCGAGCCCGGACATCATGGCGTCCACGGTGGCGGAGCCGCTCGAGAGGCGGCTCGGCACGATTGCCGACGTCGAGGAACTGACGTCGATCAGCTACGTCGGTTCGTCGATGGTAATCGTCGAGTTCGGCCTGAACCGCGACATCAACGGCGCCGCGCGCGACGTCGAAGCCGCCATTCAGGCGGCCCGTGCCGACCTGCCCACCACGCTGCGCAGCAATCCGACCTACCGGCAGTACAACCCGGCGGACGCACCGATCATGGTGCTGTCGCTCACCTCCGACACACTCACCAAAGCGCAGCTCTACGACTCCGCCGACTCGGTGATCCAGCAGCAGCTCTCGCAGGTCAAGGGCGTGGGTCAGATCACGCTGGGCGGCGGCGCACTGCCGTCCGTGCGGGTGGAGTTGCAGCCAGGCAAGCTGAACAGCTACGGCATCGGTCTCGAAGACGTGCGTGCGGCGATCAGCGCGGCCAACGCGAACAGCGCGAAGGGTCACCTCGACGTGGGCGATCAGCGCTACGTGGTCAAGTCCAATGACCAGATCACGCACGCCGCGCCCTATCGCGACCTGGTGGTCGCGTACCGGAACGGCGCGCCAGTGCAGTTACGCGATGTCGCCGACGTCAAGGACTCGAACGAAAACATCCGCAATGCGGGGCTGTTCAACGGCAAGTCCGCGATTCTGGTGGTCGTGTATCCGATGCCCGGCAGCAATGTCGTGAGCACCGTCGCGCAGATCCGCAAGGTGCTGCCGGCGATCGAAGCCACGCTGCCGAGCAGCGTCCACGTCGGCGTCGCGATCGACCGCTCGGAATCGGTGCGCTCGTCCGTCGGCGACACCGAACGCACGCTGTTCATCGCCGTGCTGCTGGTGGTCGGCGTGGTGTTCATCTTCCTGCAGTCGCCACGCGCGACGCTGGTGCCGGCTGTCGCGCTGCCCTTGTCGATTGTCGGCACGTTCGGGCCGATGTATCTGCTCGGCTATAGCATCGACAACCTCTCGCTGATGGCGCTGACCATCGGCACCGGCTTCGTCGTCGACGATGCGGTGGTGGTGCTGGAAAACATCGTGCGTCACATGGAGCTCGGCCTCAGTCCGAAGGAAGCGGCGCTCAAAGGCAGCGGCGAAGTCGGCTTCACGGTGATCTCGATGAGCCTTTCGCTGATCGCCGTGTTCCTGCCGATCATGCTGATGCCGGGCATCGTCGGGCTGCTGTTCCACGAGTTCGCGGTCACGCTGTCCATCGCGATCCTGATCTCGCTGCTGATTTCGCTGACCGTCACACCCGCGATGTGCGCATATGTGCTGAGCCGCAAGAACGCGGGGCATTCGAAAGCGCGCTGGGCGCTGTGGGTCGAAAAGCAGTTCGACCGTTTCAAGGACATGTACGCACGCTCGCTCACCGCCGTGCTGGATCATGCGTTCCTCGTGATCCTGCTGCTCGGCGCGCTGCTGGTGGGCAACGTGTTCCTGTTCAAGCTGGTGCCCGCCACCTTCTTCCCCGAGCAGGACACGGGCATTCTGATCGGCCAGATCATCGCCGACCAGAGCATCTCGTTCCCGGCGATGCAGAAGAAGCTCGCGCAATTGCAGGAGATCGTGCAGAAAGACCCGGCGGTCGAATCGGTCGCGGGCTTCACCGGTGGACGCGCGCTGAATACCGCGAACGTGTTCATCGAGCTGAAGCCGCTCGCGCAGCGGCACGTCACCGCCACCGAGGTCGTGAACCGGCTGCGGCCCAAGCTCAACCAGGTGTCGGGCGCGCGGCTGTTCGTGCAGGCGCAGCAGGATCTGCGGATCGGTGGACGGCAGTCGGCCGCCGAATATCAGTACACGCTGACCAGCGACGACTCCGCCGCGCTCTTCAAGTGGACGCCGCTGCTCGTGGCCGCGCTCGCCAAGGAACACGCGACGGTGCTCGACGTGAACTCGGACCTGCAGCAGAACGGCTTGCAGACCTACGTCACGATCAATCGCGCGACGGCGGCACGTTACGGCTTCGCGCCGAATCAGGTGGACAGCGTGCTGTACGACGCGTTCGGCCAGCGCACGGTGTCGACCATCTACAACCCGCTCAACCAGTATTTCGTGGTGATGGAAGTCGCGCCCGACTACTGGCAGTATCCGCAGATGCTCAACCAGATTTACATGAGCACCGCGGCGGGTAACGCCACCGGCACGGCGGGCACGCAGATGCCGAGCGGCACGGTGTCGGGCGTGACGGCGACCACTGAGAGCAGCACCAGCACGTCGTCGGCCACCAACTCGCTGAACTCGGACGCGCAGGCCAACGCGACCACCAACAGCATTTCCAACAGCAAGGGCAGCAGTTCGACCGGCAGCGCAGACAGTACGTCGGCGGAAACCATGGTGCCGCTGGCAGCGTTGGCCTCGTTCGCGAACAGCCATACGGCCACCCAGGTGAACCATCAGAGCGGCCTCGTCGCCGCGACGGTTTCGTTCAACCTGCCGGCCGGCGGTTCGCTCAGCAAGGCCGCCGAGGCGATCAACAACACGGCTCGCGAAATCGGCATGCCGGCGAGCATTCACGGCTCGTTTGCCGGCGCGGCGGCGGCGTTCTCGCAGTCGATGGGGACGATCCCGCTGCTGATTCTCGCCGCGCTCGGCGTCGTGTATATCGTGCTCGGCGTGCTGTACGAAAGCTCGATCCATCCGCTGACCATTCTCTCGACGCTACCGTCCGCGGGCATCGGCGCGACCCTCGCGTTGCTGATCTTCGGCACGCCGTTCTCGGTGATTGCGCTGATCGGCATCATCCTGCTGATCGGCATCGTCAAGAAGAACGGCATCATGATGGTCGACGTGGCGATCCAGTTGCAGCGCAGCGAAAACATGCCCGCGCGCGACGCGATTCATGCGGCCGCTGTGGTGCGTCTGCGGCCGATCATGATGACCACGTTCGCCGCCGTGCTCGGCGCGGTGCCGCTCGCAATCGGTATCGGCCAGGGCGCCTCGCTGCGTCAGCCGCTCGGTATCACCGTGATGGGCGGGCTGATCCTGAGCCAGGTCTTTACGCTGTACACGACACCGGTGATCTACCTCTATCTCGACCGCTTGCGCGGCAAGCTGGTCAAGTGGTCCGCGAACCTGCCCTGGAACCGGAACGAGGACCAACCCGGACAACCGGATACGAAGGCATGA